In Halorussus limi, a genomic segment contains:
- a CDS encoding ABC transporter ATP-binding protein yields the protein MAEVTLEELVKEFDDVVAVDGVSLDIPDESFTVLVGPSGCGKTTTLRLVAGLERATDGIVSIGGEVVNDKRAYERDIAMVFQNYALYPHKTVEENMRFGLEQQGTDDDVIEERVADAAQLLQIEELLDRRPSELSGGQQQRVALGRAIVRDPDVFLMDEPLSNLDAKLRVQMRAELNKLHDELDTTTVYVTHDQIEAMTLADQIAVMDAGKIQQVGEPTFVYANPRNMFVADFLGSPSMNFLEGDLRRSDSGLVVDLGGLEHEIPETHRSKVEHRVGESLALGIRPENISVAQRGYPASVEVVEPQGEKTVLELTVGDDRSLNASVEPDVDVSVGEEIRVEFDRSKLHYFDPATGESLTFSERTSDAADPVATER from the coding sequence GTGGCCGAAGTAACGCTCGAGGAACTGGTCAAGGAGTTCGACGACGTGGTCGCGGTCGACGGCGTCTCGCTCGACATCCCGGACGAGAGTTTCACGGTCCTCGTCGGACCGTCGGGGTGTGGCAAGACGACGACGCTCCGACTCGTCGCGGGTCTCGAACGCGCTACCGACGGTATCGTCTCCATCGGGGGCGAGGTCGTCAACGACAAGCGCGCGTACGAGCGGGACATCGCGATGGTGTTCCAGAACTACGCGCTCTACCCGCACAAGACGGTCGAGGAGAACATGCGGTTCGGCCTCGAACAGCAGGGCACCGACGACGACGTTATCGAGGAACGAGTGGCCGACGCGGCGCAACTCCTCCAGATAGAGGAGTTGCTCGACCGCCGCCCCTCGGAACTCTCGGGGGGTCAGCAACAGCGGGTGGCGCTCGGCCGGGCAATCGTCCGGGACCCCGACGTGTTCCTGATGGACGAACCGCTCTCCAATCTGGACGCCAAGTTGCGCGTCCAGATGCGGGCGGAACTCAACAAACTCCACGACGAACTCGACACCACCACGGTGTACGTCACTCACGACCAGATAGAGGCGATGACGCTGGCCGACCAGATTGCAGTGATGGACGCCGGGAAGATTCAGCAGGTCGGCGAACCGACGTTCGTCTACGCCAACCCGCGGAACATGTTCGTCGCCGACTTCCTCGGCAGTCCCTCGATGAACTTCCTCGAAGGCGACCTTCGACGGAGCGACTCGGGGCTCGTCGTGGATCTCGGGGGTCTCGAACACGAGATACCGGAGACACACCGTTCGAAGGTCGAGCACCGGGTCGGCGAGTCGCTCGCGCTGGGAATCCGACCCGAGAACATCTCGGTCGCTCAGCGAGGCTACCCCGCGAGCGTCGAGGTCGTCGAACCGCAGGGCGAGAAGACCGTCCTCGAACTGACCGTCGGCGACGACCGCTCGCTGAACGCCTCGGTCGAACCCGACGTGGACGTGAGCGTCGGCGAGGAGATTCGCGTCGAGTTCGACCGGTCGAAGCTCCACTACTTCGACCCCGCGACCGGGGAGTCGCTGACCTTCTCCGAGCGGACCTCCGACGCGGCCGACCCGGTCGCGACCGAGCGATGA
- a CDS encoding carbohydrate ABC transporter permease, translating into MSTRTSYIDRIVDGFGLDTDNEWPSVVRERLVSYGLLGLYVFVVWFPIYYILITSIQPTAEVLSLPVNFLPARPTIDNYVDIFANRPFELYTLNSLIVASTTTLICVTLGTLTGYTFSRHDFLGNKALLLSIVGARMIPPIALIVPFFAIMSNPPLVGGLTGSLYDTKIALILTYTFFNLPFAVWIMKNYFDGVPESLDEQAQVDGCSQWEGFVKIILPVAKPGIAATAILAFIFSWNEFVFALVLTSSEQAQTLPIAVSLFIADDFVDWAHLAAGGMIAALPGILFGLFFQRYIVSGLTQGAVKE; encoded by the coding sequence ATGAGTACGAGAACGTCCTACATCGACCGAATCGTCGACGGGTTCGGCCTCGACACCGACAACGAGTGGCCGAGCGTGGTACGCGAGCGACTGGTGTCGTACGGCCTGCTCGGGTTGTACGTGTTCGTGGTGTGGTTCCCCATCTACTACATCCTCATCACGAGCATCCAACCGACCGCGGAAGTGCTGAGTCTCCCCGTCAACTTCCTGCCGGCCAGACCGACTATCGACAACTACGTGGACATCTTCGCCAATCGGCCGTTCGAGCTATACACGCTCAACAGCCTGATAGTGGCCAGCACGACGACGCTCATCTGCGTCACCCTCGGGACGCTCACGGGCTACACGTTCTCGCGCCACGACTTCTTGGGGAACAAGGCGTTGCTCCTCTCCATCGTCGGCGCCCGCATGATTCCGCCCATCGCGCTCATCGTCCCGTTCTTCGCCATCATGTCGAACCCGCCGCTCGTCGGCGGCCTCACGGGGAGTCTCTACGACACGAAAATCGCGCTCATCCTGACGTACACGTTCTTCAACCTGCCGTTCGCGGTGTGGATAATGAAGAACTACTTCGACGGCGTGCCCGAGAGTCTGGACGAGCAGGCGCAGGTCGACGGCTGTTCGCAGTGGGAAGGGTTCGTGAAAATCATCCTCCCCGTCGCCAAGCCGGGCATCGCCGCGACGGCGATTCTGGCGTTCATCTTCTCGTGGAACGAGTTCGTCTTCGCGCTCGTTCTCACTTCGTCCGAGCAGGCCCAGACGCTCCCCATCGCCGTCTCGCTGTTCATCGCCGACGACTTCGTGGACTGGGCGCATCTGGCCGCGGGCGGGATGATAGCGGCCCTGCCTGGCATCCTGTTCGGCCTGTTCTTCCAGCGGTACATCGTCAGCGGACTGACTCAAGGAGCTGTCAAAGAATGA
- a CDS encoding ABC transporter ATP-binding protein: protein MTEPLVAEDLRKSYGDTTALDGVSLSVGEGEVFGLIGPNGAGKTTLVRALTGTTEPDSGSVSTFGTDPASADRQRLGLLPQAFDPPERLTARELVAYYAGLYDEARDPDTVLAEVGLDAEDDTWYENLSGGQQRRTCVGTALVNDPDLLFLDEPTTGIDPAGRRALWTLVEDLADRGTTVFLTTHSMEEAERLADRVGLLADGELAAVGAPSDLVAEYGGRTRIVVETETDSGIDDGAADATGLAGAADALAGTDFEVEASEGRLVVTGVRPEDIAEVVAALNEGGVAYESLTWTEPDLEDAFLRLTGRSVAGGEGVSLGRTGEADGDGEAALAGGER from the coding sequence ATGACCGAGCCACTGGTCGCCGAGGACCTGCGGAAGTCCTACGGCGACACCACGGCGCTCGACGGCGTCTCGCTGTCGGTCGGCGAGGGCGAGGTGTTCGGACTCATCGGCCCGAACGGCGCGGGCAAGACCACGCTGGTCCGGGCGCTGACCGGAACCACGGAACCCGACTCGGGGTCGGTATCGACGTTCGGGACCGACCCCGCGTCGGCCGACCGCCAGCGCCTCGGCCTCCTCCCGCAGGCGTTCGACCCGCCCGAACGGCTGACCGCCCGCGAACTGGTCGCGTACTACGCCGGCCTGTACGACGAGGCGCGCGACCCCGACACCGTGCTCGCGGAGGTCGGTCTCGACGCCGAGGACGACACGTGGTACGAGAACCTCTCGGGCGGCCAGCAGCGCCGGACCTGCGTCGGGACGGCGCTGGTCAACGACCCGGACCTCCTCTTTCTGGACGAACCGACCACGGGCATCGACCCGGCGGGGCGGCGCGCGCTCTGGACGCTCGTGGAGGACCTCGCGGACCGCGGCACCACGGTCTTCCTGACGACCCACTCGATGGAGGAGGCCGAGCGCCTCGCCGACCGGGTCGGTCTGCTCGCCGACGGCGAACTCGCGGCGGTCGGTGCGCCCTCGGACCTCGTGGCCGAGTACGGCGGCCGGACGAGAATCGTGGTCGAGACCGAGACCGACTCGGGAATCGACGACGGGGCCGCCGACGCGACCGGACTCGCCGGGGCGGCCGACGCGCTCGCGGGCACCGACTTCGAGGTCGAGGCGTCCGAGGGCCGACTCGTCGTGACCGGCGTCCGACCCGAGGACATCGCCGAAGTCGTCGCGGCGCTGAACGAGGGCGGCGTCGCCTACGAGTCGCTGACGTGGACGGAACCCGACCTCGAAGACGCCTTCCTCCGACTGACCGGACGGTCGGTCGCGGGCGGCGAGGGCGTCTCGCTCGGCCGGACCGGCGAGGCGGACGGCGACGGCGAGGCCGCGCTCGCGGGGGGCGAGCGATGA
- a CDS encoding fructosamine kinase family protein, whose translation MSGDADDSSGPDSDDSSGSDDSPGFSLRDRVADALGTDVESVAELDGGEVGRVARVALADGRTAAAKTGETPLGTEAFMLEFLSDRGLPVPEVYHRTDALLVLEYVEGDSEVTPAGERDAARHLAALHRERPEETAGREDGPGRNYGFPRDTLTGPYRQPNRWTDSWVAFFRDRRLRHFARKAREAGVLPSDLSNRLDALARDLDSLLPDDPPPALLHGDVWANNVLADGGRVRAFLDPACYFGHAEVELAYVAFAGSFGDAFFEAYDAERGIDPGFREGRRAVYQLVPLLEHLLYFGDERYAAGIDGRLTGLGY comes from the coding sequence ATGAGCGGAGACGCCGACGACTCGTCGGGTCCGGATTCGGACGATTCGTCGGGGTCGGACGACTCGCCCGGGTTCTCGCTCCGGGACCGAGTCGCCGACGCACTCGGAACCGACGTCGAGTCGGTCGCGGAACTCGACGGCGGCGAGGTCGGCCGAGTCGCCCGCGTCGCCCTCGCCGACGGCCGGACCGCGGCGGCCAAGACCGGCGAGACGCCCCTCGGCACGGAGGCGTTCATGCTCGAATTTCTGTCCGACCGCGGCCTGCCTGTCCCCGAGGTGTACCACCGCACCGACGCCCTGCTGGTCTTGGAGTACGTCGAGGGCGATAGCGAAGTCACTCCGGCCGGCGAGCGCGACGCCGCCCGTCACCTCGCGGCGCTCCACCGCGAGCGCCCGGAGGAGACCGCCGGACGGGAGGACGGCCCCGGGCGAAACTACGGCTTCCCGCGGGACACCCTGACCGGGCCGTACCGTCAGCCGAACCGGTGGACCGACTCGTGGGTCGCGTTCTTCCGGGACCGACGGCTCCGCCACTTCGCCCGGAAGGCCCGCGAGGCGGGCGTCCTCCCGTCGGACCTCAGCAATAGACTCGACGCGCTCGCCCGGGACCTCGACTCGTTGCTCCCCGACGACCCGCCGCCCGCCCTGCTCCACGGCGACGTGTGGGCGAACAACGTCCTCGCCGACGGCGGGCGGGTCCGGGCGTTCCTCGACCCGGCGTGTTACTTCGGCCACGCCGAGGTCGAACTCGCGTACGTCGCGTTCGCGGGGTCGTTCGGCGACGCCTTCTTCGAGGCGTACGACGCCGAGCGCGGTATCGACCCGGGATTCCGCGAGGGGCGGCGCGCGGTGTACCAGTTAGTTCCCCTGCTCGAACACCTGCTGTACTTCGGGGACGAGCGCTACGCCGCGGGAATCGACGGGCGACTGACCGGCCTCGGTTACTGA
- a CDS encoding ABC transporter permease, which translates to MTATGRVRAEASAAWRSFTRRRTAVFFTFFFPVILILIFAVLVQTNPGGGGLFAEPPGYYLPGYLAVVVLFTPLSRVGSEVARHREGNRFEKLETTPLSRAEWLLAHTLVNVAIIGIAGLLILGLMALVTGTASLALGPTTLALVAVFLAFAVALFCGLGAVLGGLADSQDGVIAASNTIALPLLFLSDTFVTPDLLPAWFRPATNLSPLTYFARGVRDLTYVPPETGVEPLGASPLGGWEFDLAVLAALTLVFFAAGTYAIPRTD; encoded by the coding sequence ATGACGGCGACCGGTCGGGTCCGCGCGGAGGCCAGCGCGGCGTGGCGGTCGTTCACCCGGCGGCGGACCGCCGTCTTCTTCACGTTCTTCTTCCCGGTCATCCTCATCCTCATCTTCGCGGTGCTGGTCCAGACGAACCCGGGCGGCGGCGGCCTGTTCGCCGAACCGCCGGGCTACTACCTGCCGGGGTATCTCGCGGTCGTCGTCCTGTTCACGCCGCTCTCGCGGGTCGGTTCGGAGGTCGCGCGCCACCGCGAGGGCAACCGGTTCGAGAAGTTGGAGACGACGCCGCTGTCGCGCGCCGAGTGGTTGCTCGCCCACACGCTGGTCAACGTCGCCATCATCGGCATCGCCGGCCTGCTCATCCTCGGACTCATGGCGCTGGTGACGGGCACCGCGTCGCTGGCGCTCGGCCCGACGACCCTCGCGCTGGTCGCGGTGTTCCTCGCGTTCGCGGTGGCGCTGTTCTGTGGTCTCGGCGCGGTGCTGGGCGGACTCGCCGACTCCCAAGACGGCGTCATCGCCGCGAGCAACACCATCGCGCTCCCTCTACTCTTCCTCTCGGACACGTTCGTCACGCCCGACCTGCTCCCGGCGTGGTTCCGGCCCGCGACGAACCTCTCGCCGCTGACCTACTTCGCCCGCGGGGTCCGGGACCTGACCTACGTGCCGCCCGAGACCGGCGTCGAACCGCTCGGCGCGTCGCCGCTCGGCGGGTGGGAGTTCGACCTCGCGGTCCTCGCGGCCCTCACGCTGGTCTTCTTCGCGGCCGGGACCTACGCGATTCCCCGGACGGACTGA
- a CDS encoding DUF420 domain-containing protein codes for MATSTAKRRVKNNPRAVTAVLSVLGYVLVLGTFAGVLPIYPELERATVDLLSHAIAVVNTLALTTIVLGVRWIRRGEVRKHRTAMLAAFTLILLFLVLYLTKLGGGGEKHIAASGAVYYAYIVMLAIHIVLSAVSVPVVVHAVVLGLTHTPSELRDTAHARVGRIAVAAWGLSLALGIVTYVLLNHVYGVEQYVMSLAPLVVGRR; via the coding sequence ATGGCTACTTCGACTGCGAAGCGGCGGGTCAAGAACAACCCGCGTGCCGTGACCGCGGTCCTCTCGGTGCTGGGCTACGTCCTCGTCCTCGGGACGTTCGCGGGCGTCCTGCCCATCTATCCGGAACTCGAACGCGCGACCGTGGACCTGCTGAGTCACGCAATCGCGGTCGTGAACACCCTCGCGCTGACCACCATCGTCCTCGGCGTGCGGTGGATTCGCCGCGGCGAGGTTCGCAAACACCGGACCGCGATGCTGGCGGCGTTCACGCTCATCCTCCTGTTTCTCGTCCTCTACCTCACGAAGCTCGGGGGCGGCGGCGAGAAGCACATCGCGGCGAGCGGGGCGGTCTACTACGCCTACATCGTGATGCTCGCCATCCACATCGTCCTCTCGGCGGTGTCGGTTCCCGTGGTCGTCCACGCTGTCGTCCTCGGCCTCACTCACACACCGTCGGAGCTCCGGGACACCGCCCACGCGAGGGTCGGCCGCATCGCGGTCGCGGCGTGGGGACTGAGCCTCGCGCTCGGAATCGTGACCTACGTCCTGCTCAACCACGTCTACGGCGTCGAGCAGTACGTGATGTCGCTGGCACCGCTCGTCGTCGGACGCCGATGA
- a CDS encoding DUF7546 family protein, translating into MTRTIDVSLDRLRPDRDTLLWAGLVLNTELILTFAYLLLADVTVTEWRYLVFPYVWLNLSVWALVRTTPSADSPRSRYIGATIAVGYFLLLAYVGGLLAPGGHHALGWRVAWLPPGWGPALLYTGTAVKISLFPYKLVGYLTLAYLVYDTVLETAGSAVSGLLGLVSCVSCTWPVVATLAAGLAGSGTAVAAAASEWSYTLGTLAFAATVVLLRWRPTFGRFR; encoded by the coding sequence ATGACACGCACCATCGACGTCTCGCTGGACCGACTCCGGCCGGACCGCGATACCCTGCTGTGGGCGGGTCTCGTTCTCAACACCGAACTCATCCTGACGTTCGCGTACCTCCTGCTCGCGGACGTGACCGTGACCGAGTGGCGGTATCTCGTCTTCCCGTACGTGTGGCTCAACCTCAGCGTGTGGGCGCTGGTCCGGACGACGCCGTCGGCCGATTCGCCCCGGTCGCGCTACATCGGCGCGACGATAGCGGTGGGTTACTTCCTGTTGCTGGCGTACGTCGGCGGCCTGCTCGCGCCCGGCGGACACCACGCGCTCGGGTGGCGGGTCGCGTGGCTCCCGCCCGGGTGGGGTCCGGCGCTGCTGTACACCGGAACCGCGGTCAAGATATCGCTGTTCCCGTACAAACTCGTGGGCTACCTGACGCTGGCGTACCTCGTCTACGACACGGTCCTCGAAACCGCGGGGTCGGCGGTGTCGGGCCTGCTCGGACTCGTCTCCTGTGTCAGTTGCACGTGGCCGGTCGTCGCCACGCTCGCGGCCGGACTCGCGGGGTCGGGCACCGCGGTCGCGGCCGCGGCCAGCGAGTGGTCGTACACGCTCGGCACCCTCGCGTTCGCCGCGACCGTCGTGTTGCTCCGCTGGCGGCCGACGTTCGGTCGCTTCCGGTGA
- a CDS encoding SRPBCC family protein, which produces MATYQRAVRVNAPLDEVWEFHSRIDGLEALTPDWMHLRVEGIRGPDGSKRGDDAVLESGTAVRMSMRPFGVGPRQRWTSRITRREEGDGSAVFADAMEDGPFPEWHHTHYFYADGDDRTLLRDRVEYRLPVVGDLLGPLGWVGFEPMFRDRHRRTRRILERR; this is translated from the coding sequence ATGGCCACCTACCAGCGAGCAGTCCGGGTGAACGCGCCGCTCGACGAGGTGTGGGAGTTCCACTCCCGAATCGACGGACTGGAGGCGCTCACGCCCGACTGGATGCACCTCCGAGTCGAGGGAATCCGCGGCCCGGACGGGAGCAAGCGCGGCGACGACGCGGTGCTCGAATCCGGCACGGCGGTCCGGATGTCGATGCGACCGTTCGGCGTCGGCCCGCGCCAGCGGTGGACCTCGCGCATCACGCGGCGCGAGGAGGGCGACGGGTCCGCGGTCTTCGCGGACGCGATGGAGGACGGCCCGTTCCCGGAGTGGCACCACACGCACTACTTCTACGCCGACGGCGACGACCGGACGCTCCTCCGCGACCGGGTCGAGTACCGACTCCCGGTGGTCGGCGACCTGCTCGGACCGCTCGGCTGGGTCGGCTTCGAACCGATGTTCCGGGACCGCCACCGCCGGACGAGGCGGATTCTGGAACGCCGGTAA
- a CDS encoding heme o synthase, whose amino-acid sequence MLAGTAIGVYLLVVVGATTALTDAAAACPTWPACNGRWLVPLDRPKLAVAWGHRVAALGVGLALAATTVLAWRADTDRRVRGALAAAALLYPTQVGLGAFAATTATPALLSAVHLVVGMAIFGSIVLALAWTLEPETFDEPTGVEDPEEMPDAGEQAPTPGSRATPDGVLARAKRTGFAYFRLMKPRLMWLLCLVASAAMALAAGPALQVETVVATLVGGVLSIGASGTFNHVFERDVDRKMNRTADRPAATDQIPVRNAVAFGFALAALSLVAFLSVNVLAAVLGMFAILFYSVVYTLLLKPNTVQNTVIGGFAGALPALIGGAAVTGEVGLPALVLGGVIFLWTPAHFYNLALAYKDDYARGGFPMMPVVRGEAATRKHILLYLGATLLSAGLLSAVTTLGWLYAGTSVAFGGVFLWAVVRLHRERTEAAAFRSFHASNAYLGALLLAVVADALAF is encoded by the coding sequence ATGCTCGCTGGCACCGCGATAGGCGTCTACTTGCTGGTGGTCGTCGGTGCGACCACGGCGCTGACCGACGCCGCGGCCGCCTGTCCGACGTGGCCCGCGTGCAACGGACGGTGGCTCGTCCCGCTCGACCGGCCGAAACTCGCCGTCGCGTGGGGCCACCGAGTCGCCGCGCTCGGCGTGGGACTCGCCCTGGCGGCGACGACGGTCCTCGCGTGGCGGGCCGACACCGACCGCCGCGTTCGCGGTGCGCTCGCCGCCGCCGCGCTGCTCTACCCGACGCAGGTAGGTCTCGGCGCGTTCGCCGCGACCACCGCCACCCCGGCGCTGCTGTCGGCGGTCCACCTCGTCGTCGGCATGGCCATCTTCGGCAGCATCGTCCTCGCGCTGGCGTGGACGCTCGAACCCGAGACGTTCGACGAACCGACCGGCGTCGAAGACCCCGAGGAGATGCCCGACGCCGGGGAACAGGCCCCGACGCCGGGGAGTCGAGCGACCCCCGACGGCGTACTCGCCCGCGCGAAGCGGACCGGGTTCGCCTACTTCCGCCTGATGAAACCGCGGCTGATGTGGTTGCTCTGTCTGGTCGCCTCTGCCGCGATGGCGCTTGCGGCGGGACCGGCCCTGCAGGTCGAAACCGTGGTCGCCACTCTCGTCGGCGGCGTCCTCTCCATCGGCGCGTCGGGGACGTTCAACCACGTCTTCGAGCGCGACGTGGACCGGAAGATGAACCGGACCGCCGACAGGCCCGCGGCGACCGACCAGATTCCGGTTCGCAACGCCGTCGCCTTCGGATTCGCGCTTGCCGCGCTCTCGCTCGTCGCGTTCCTGTCGGTGAACGTGCTGGCCGCCGTGCTCGGGATGTTCGCCATCCTGTTCTACAGCGTGGTCTACACGCTATTGCTCAAGCCGAACACGGTCCAGAACACGGTCATCGGCGGGTTCGCCGGAGCGCTCCCCGCGCTCATCGGCGGGGCCGCGGTCACCGGCGAAGTCGGCCTACCCGCGCTCGTGCTGGGCGGCGTCATCTTCCTCTGGACCCCCGCTCATTTCTACAACCTCGCGCTGGCGTACAAGGACGACTACGCCCGCGGCGGGTTCCCGATGATGCCCGTGGTCCGGGGCGAGGCCGCGACCCGCAAGCACATCCTGCTGTACCTCGGCGCGACCCTGCTCTCGGCGGGCCTGCTCTCGGCGGTCACGACGCTCGGCTGGCTCTACGCCGGGACGAGCGTTGCGTTCGGGGGCGTCTTCCTCTGGGCGGTCGTCCGACTCCACCGCGAACGGACCGAGGCGGCGGCCTTCCGGTCGTTCCACGCCTCGAACGCCTATCTGGGCGCGCTCCTGCTCGCTGTCGTCGCCGACGCGCTCGCGTTCTGA
- a CDS encoding tripartite tricarboxylate transporter permease, translating into MEALGVRIGLSLGPSAAALAFVFVGVALGTLSGLTPGLHVNNLALLLASVAPAVPGPPRLVGAAVLAAGVVHSFLDAVPALALGVPDAAMAASALPAHRLVIAGRGREAVRLSALGSGLAVAFAVPLAIPVTRGMTVAYPVVRAHLPVVLGVVVAFLLLTEGSVRAFCGGAAGFAGSGALGRATLDLSPAAPLDAGGMLTPLFAGLFGAPVLIEALSGSGVPEQDDSTIAASRRTVGLTAAAGCLAGAVVGYLPGVSSAVAAVLALALVPGSTDARGFVVATSGVNTANTVFALFALSALGTPRTGVMVALREANAPVNLPLLLSTAAIAGVAGFLLVLGVGDRYLRAVGAVDQSRLSVGVVGLLAGLSWLFAGGVGVAVFGVATLVGLVPARFGARRVHLMGVLLGPLMLGA; encoded by the coding sequence ATGGAGGCGCTCGGCGTCCGAATCGGCCTGTCTCTCGGCCCGTCGGCCGCGGCGCTCGCGTTCGTCTTCGTCGGGGTCGCGCTCGGGACCCTGAGCGGACTCACCCCCGGTCTGCACGTCAACAACCTCGCGCTCCTGTTGGCGTCGGTCGCGCCCGCGGTTCCCGGTCCGCCGCGACTCGTCGGCGCGGCCGTGCTCGCTGCCGGGGTGGTCCACTCGTTTCTCGACGCCGTACCCGCGCTCGCGCTCGGCGTGCCGGACGCCGCGATGGCGGCGTCCGCCCTGCCCGCTCACCGACTCGTCATCGCGGGGCGAGGGCGAGAGGCGGTCAGGCTATCGGCGCTCGGGAGCGGACTCGCGGTCGCGTTCGCGGTCCCGCTCGCGATTCCGGTCACGCGCGGCATGACGGTCGCCTACCCGGTCGTGCGCGCTCACCTCCCGGTCGTCCTCGGCGTCGTCGTCGCGTTCCTCTTACTGACGGAGGGGTCGGTTCGGGCGTTCTGCGGCGGCGCGGCGGGGTTCGCGGGAAGCGGAGCGCTCGGGCGCGCCACCCTCGACCTGAGTCCGGCCGCGCCCCTCGACGCGGGCGGGATGCTCACGCCGCTGTTCGCGGGACTGTTCGGCGCGCCGGTCCTGATAGAGGCGCTCTCCGGGTCCGGCGTGCCCGAGCAGGACGACTCGACGATAGCGGCCTCCCGGCGGACGGTCGGCCTGACCGCGGCGGCCGGATGTCTCGCCGGGGCGGTCGTCGGCTACCTGCCGGGCGTCTCGTCGGCCGTCGCCGCGGTGCTTGCGCTCGCGCTGGTCCCCGGTTCGACCGACGCCCGCGGGTTCGTCGTGGCGACCAGCGGCGTCAACACAGCGAACACCGTATTCGCGCTCTTCGCGCTGTCGGCGCTCGGCACGCCTCGGACCGGCGTGATGGTCGCGCTCCGAGAGGCGAACGCGCCGGTGAACCTGCCGCTCCTGCTCTCCACGGCCGCGATTGCGGGCGTCGCGGGCTTCCTGCTCGTCCTCGGCGTGGGCGACCGCTACCTCCGTGCGGTCGGCGCTGTCGACCAGTCGCGCCTCTCGGTCGGCGTCGTCGGCCTGCTGGCCGGACTGAGTTGGCTGTTCGCGGGCGGCGTCGGCGTCGCGGTCTTCGGGGTCGCTACGCTCGTCGGTCTCGTCCCCGCCCGGTTCGGTGCCCGGCGCGTCCACCTGATGGGGGTGTTGCTCGGGCCGCTGATGCTGGGCGCGTGA
- a CDS encoding SHOCT domain-containing protein, protein MPTPGDDARRYASMLAERADHRSVTAERLAGTADAVADLTETLVAVLAEAERPKFCFECGEGGVGFGDPDSTVTPERGGVYLITNRRVYVRLGVGDEDRSLSLPYGEIAGVRHRSGQRRHRIDLAVSGSRYYLWVSPEFDAGDVAEAAEYVSYRHTAETPDSGADDASSDESQSLRERLARLGDAKSRGLIDEEEFQHRKDELLDE, encoded by the coding sequence ATGCCGACCCCCGGCGACGACGCCAGACGATACGCGTCGATGCTCGCGGAACGCGCCGACCACCGGTCGGTCACGGCCGAGCGACTGGCGGGCACCGCGGACGCCGTCGCCGACCTCACGGAGACGCTCGTCGCGGTCCTCGCCGAGGCCGAACGCCCGAAGTTCTGCTTCGAGTGCGGCGAGGGCGGCGTCGGGTTCGGCGACCCCGATTCGACGGTCACGCCCGAACGCGGCGGGGTCTACCTGATTACGAACCGGCGGGTCTACGTCCGTCTGGGCGTCGGCGACGAGGACAGGTCGCTGAGTCTCCCCTACGGGGAAATCGCGGGCGTTCGCCACCGGAGCGGCCAGCGGCGCCACCGCATCGACCTCGCGGTCTCGGGGTCGAGATACTACCTCTGGGTCTCCCCGGAGTTCGACGCCGGGGACGTGGCGGAGGCCGCCGAGTACGTGAGCTACCGCCACACCGCCGAAACTCCGGACTCGGGCGCGGACGACGCCTCGTCGGACGAGTCGCAGAGTCTCCGTGAGCGACTGGCGCGCCTCGGCGACGCCAAGTCGCGAGGACTCATCGACGAGGAGGAGTTTCAACACCGGAAGGACGAACTGCTCGACGAGTGA